A portion of the Candidatus Zixiibacteriota bacterium genome contains these proteins:
- a CDS encoding HAD family hydrolase — MRYAQVKGICFDLGYTLIDYKTHNWQQIDLEGNKRGYDDLKESGFDLPDFEEFHVRLEDLKKNTRPTDKWKMEEWKATDAPNKLFAELGIDKPSEISKRFIESTYSVSRHYMKLIDGVIETLTLFKQHGYKLGLISNTLFSPELMNGDLEMLGLDGLFDAKIYSSEVGFRKPHPRIFFYAAGKMGLAPDEMIYVGDRYRVDMLGARYSGMHPILFYREDLEYPGYMPRSIPIIDGMPGLNEVLGINR, encoded by the coding sequence ATGCGATACGCACAGGTTAAGGGAATTTGTTTCGATCTCGGTTATACCTTGATCGATTACAAAACTCACAATTGGCAACAGATTGATCTTGAGGGCAATAAACGGGGATATGATGATCTGAAGGAATCCGGTTTTGATTTGCCCGATTTCGAGGAATTTCATGTTCGCCTTGAAGATTTGAAAAAAAATACTCGACCAACTGATAAATGGAAAATGGAAGAATGGAAAGCTACCGACGCTCCCAATAAATTATTTGCCGAATTGGGTATAGATAAGCCGTCTGAAATCAGCAAGAGATTTATCGAGAGTACATACTCAGTGTCCAGACATTATATGAAATTAATTGATGGAGTTATCGAGACTCTCACTTTATTCAAGCAACATGGATATAAATTGGGTCTGATTTCCAACACTCTATTTTCGCCGGAACTTATGAATGGCGATTTGGAAATGCTGGGCCTGGATGGACTTTTTGATGCGAAGATTTATTCTTCTGAGGTCGGATTCCGCAAACCGCATCCGCGAATATTTTTTTATGCCGCCGGTAAAATGGGGTTGGCGCCGGATGAAATGATATATGTCGGCGATCGTTATCGCGTCGATATGCTGGGGGCGCGTTATTCCGGAATGCATCCGATTTTATTTTATCGGGAGGATTTGGAATATCCCGGGTATATGCCTCGAAGCATTCCAATTATAGACGGTATGCCGGGACTAAATGAAGTTTTGGGAATAAACCGATGA